Proteins from one Hydrogenivirga caldilitoris genomic window:
- a CDS encoding EAL and HDOD domain-containing protein, translating to MVKIYVARQPILDREGKIFAYELLFRSGFKNKAEFGENDGVRCTARVIESVMSSYNLGKIIRDKKGFINIDETSEILNVAELLPPDRIGFEVLESAILSTDFLNTLKRLKELGYELSLDDFVYSEEFIPYLELVDYVKIDVLEQSEEEVREILPRLEKYGVKLVAEKVETYELFKTYLEMGFHYFQGFFFQKPKIVVSKTVEPAYAALVQLYNMVAEERDVKDIERVFKKFSELSVKLLQLINSAYYSLRQPVKSIRHAVLMLGYQNLLKWILLLMYSVRSEDFTSDPLFEEASIRGFFMEKLADFLFPDKETPGKAFIVGILSLVDVLLSVPMEEVVEHLSLEEDIREALVSRKGKLGGLLTLVEKVQKGNLANLEELLSPYKEKGLTPEKLLQLHTEAIKEYSEIEF from the coding sequence ATGGTAAAGATATACGTGGCAAGACAGCCTATCCTTGACAGAGAGGGAAAGATATTTGCTTACGAGCTCCTATTCAGGTCCGGTTTTAAGAACAAAGCTGAGTTTGGAGAGAATGACGGGGTGAGGTGCACCGCCAGGGTGATTGAGTCCGTGATGAGCTCCTACAACCTCGGAAAGATAATAAGGGATAAGAAAGGTTTTATAAACATAGATGAGACGAGCGAAATCCTTAACGTGGCTGAGCTGCTTCCTCCAGACAGGATTGGCTTTGAGGTCCTTGAGAGTGCAATCTTAAGTACCGATTTTCTGAACACCTTAAAGAGGCTCAAGGAGTTGGGCTATGAGCTCTCCTTGGATGACTTTGTATACTCGGAGGAGTTTATCCCATATCTTGAACTTGTTGACTACGTCAAGATAGATGTTCTGGAACAGAGCGAGGAGGAGGTGAGGGAGATTCTCCCAAGGTTAGAAAAATACGGGGTCAAACTTGTGGCTGAGAAGGTGGAAACCTACGAGCTCTTCAAAACCTATCTTGAGATGGGCTTCCATTATTTTCAGGGTTTCTTCTTTCAGAAGCCCAAGATTGTGGTTTCTAAAACTGTTGAACCGGCGTACGCTGCTCTCGTCCAGCTCTACAACATGGTTGCCGAGGAGAGAGACGTAAAGGACATAGAGAGAGTTTTTAAAAAGTTTTCAGAGTTGTCTGTGAAGCTCCTTCAGCTTATAAACTCCGCCTATTACTCCCTGAGGCAACCCGTGAAGTCTATAAGACATGCTGTCTTGATGCTGGGCTACCAGAACCTCCTTAAGTGGATACTCCTTCTGATGTACTCGGTAAGGAGCGAAGACTTCACCTCAGATCCCCTGTTTGAAGAGGCTTCCATAAGGGGTTTCTTTATGGAAAAACTGGCGGACTTCCTTTTCCCAGATAAGGAAACTCCAGGAAAGGCTTTTATAGTTGGGATTCTTTCTCTTGTGGATGTTCTTCTGAGCGTTCCTATGGAGGAGGTTGTAGAACATCTATCCCTTGAAGAGGATATTCGGGAAGCCCTTGTGAGCAGAAAGGGTAAGCTGGGCGGTCTTCTCACCCTTGTTGAGAAGGTTCAGAAAGGGAATCTTGCTAACCTTGAGGAGCTCCTTTCCCCTTATAAGGAGAAGGGGCTAACTCCGGAGAAGTTGCTTCAGCTGCATACCGAGGCAATTAAAGAGTATTCAGAGATTGAGTTTTAA
- the ispE gene encoding 4-(cytidine 5'-diphospho)-2-C-methyl-D-erythritol kinase: MEVLAKVSSPAKINLGLWILGKRSDGYHDILTLYHAIDLCDEVRIEEGPFRVETSTGIPMEENLVYRALAEFERRVGREIELSVFINKNIPEGAGLGGGSSNVATVLKEVNRLMGELLGEDELMEIAGIISSDAPFFFRGGTQIGRGRGEILEEIEPIELDVTLLIPSVKASTRKVYSLVREEDLTPQMSPEKLVSLIREGRYELLENKLGEIACSLYPEIGEAVRFVEHLGFKALVSGSGSAVFYIGKPTPELETGARLRGWKVVKAKSWLGV; encoded by the coding sequence GTGGAGGTTTTAGCTAAGGTTTCCTCTCCTGCAAAGATAAACTTAGGTTTGTGGATTTTGGGTAAGAGGTCCGACGGGTATCACGACATACTTACCCTTTACCACGCTATTGACCTCTGTGACGAGGTGAGGATAGAGGAGGGACCCTTTAGGGTTGAGACCAGCACAGGAATCCCTATGGAAGAAAACCTCGTTTACAGAGCCCTTGCAGAGTTTGAGAGGAGGGTGGGAAGAGAGATTGAGCTGTCGGTTTTTATAAACAAGAATATACCTGAAGGCGCAGGGCTGGGTGGTGGAAGTTCAAACGTTGCCACCGTTTTAAAAGAGGTTAACAGGTTAATGGGAGAGCTTCTCGGTGAAGATGAGCTGATGGAGATAGCAGGTATCATTTCTTCAGACGCGCCTTTCTTCTTCAGGGGCGGAACCCAGATAGGAAGGGGAAGGGGAGAGATACTTGAGGAGATAGAACCGATAGAGCTTGACGTAACCCTTCTCATACCTTCGGTCAAAGCCTCAACCAGAAAGGTTTACTCTTTGGTCAGGGAAGAGGACCTGACCCCACAGATGAGCCCGGAGAAGCTGGTCTCATTAATTAGGGAGGGGAGGTACGAACTCCTTGAAAACAAACTGGGAGAGATAGCCTGCAGCCTATATCCCGAGATAGGTGAGGCTGTTCGCTTTGTGGAACACCTTGGTTTTAAAGCCCTTGTCAGCGGTAGCGGTTCTGCTGTATTCTATATAGGTAAACCTACCCCTGAGTTAGAGACTGGTGCCAGGCTCAGGGGGTGGAAGGTGGTAAAAGCTAAGAGCTGGCTTGGGGTGTAG
- the rpiB gene encoding ribose 5-phosphate isomerase B, with product MRIALGSDHAGFPLKEKIKEFLLEKGHEVVDFGTTSVESTHYPLFAKEVSLAVQNGKADRGILVCGTGIGMSITANKFKGIRAALCMNEYMARMSRLHNDANVLCLGDRVVGEDLALAIVETWLETPFEGGRHAKRVELIAEIEKEYL from the coding sequence ATGAGGATAGCTCTGGGTTCAGACCATGCGGGTTTCCCCCTCAAGGAGAAGATAAAGGAGTTCCTCTTAGAGAAAGGACACGAGGTTGTGGATTTTGGAACTACCTCAGTTGAATCCACCCACTATCCCCTCTTTGCAAAGGAGGTGTCTCTTGCTGTACAGAACGGCAAGGCAGACAGGGGTATACTCGTGTGTGGTACGGGCATAGGTATGTCTATAACAGCCAATAAGTTTAAAGGTATAAGGGCTGCCCTGTGTATGAACGAGTATATGGCGAGAATGAGCAGGCTCCACAACGATGCAAACGTTCTATGTCTCGGTGACCGGGTTGTAGGTGAAGACCTCGCCCTTGCCATAGTTGAAACGTGGCTTGAAACACCCTTTGAAGGTGGAAGACACGCAAAGCGGGTTGAACTGATAGCGGAAATAGAGAAAGAATACCTCTGA
- the gatB gene encoding Asp-tRNA(Asn)/Glu-tRNA(Gln) amidotransferase subunit GatB, which produces MEYEAVIGLEIHVQMDTQTKLFCGCKVEFGAEPNTNVCPVCLGMPGALPVLNKRAVEYAVRASLALNCEVHLESIFARKNYFYPDLPKGYQISQYERPIATDGYLEFELPDGSKKRVRIRRLHMEEDAGKSIHEGSKSYVDLNRAGTPLMEIVTEPDLSTPEEARVFLENLRNIMRYVGVSKADMEKGQLRCDINVSIRPKGSKELGTRTEIKNVNSFRFVQKALEYEIERQIKLVSEGGRVEQETRTFDPSTGKTFTMRTKEEAEDYRYFPDPDLLPLKLEESWIEEIRNTMPELPHQRLERLLSQYGISEYEAKIFVQNKELGDFFEEAVSHLQEPKLIANWLLNDLLGLLNEKQIPLENSPVSPEGLAELVKLIKDNVISTKIGKEVIRDMVDSGKRASQIVEEKGLKQITDESSIRQIVEEVVKQFPEEAQRYRQGEDKLIGFFVGQVMKSTKGKANPKLVNQLLREVLKG; this is translated from the coding sequence ATGGAATATGAAGCGGTTATCGGTCTTGAGATACACGTCCAGATGGACACTCAGACCAAGCTCTTCTGCGGTTGTAAGGTTGAATTTGGAGCGGAACCTAACACCAACGTATGCCCGGTGTGCCTGGGTATGCCCGGGGCTCTCCCCGTTCTGAACAAAAGGGCGGTTGAATATGCGGTTAGGGCTTCCTTAGCTTTGAACTGTGAGGTTCACTTGGAGTCTATCTTTGCACGGAAGAACTACTTTTACCCTGACCTCCCAAAGGGTTATCAAATATCTCAGTATGAAAGACCTATAGCTACCGATGGATACCTTGAGTTTGAACTCCCGGACGGGAGTAAAAAGAGGGTTAGGATAAGAAGGCTACACATGGAGGAAGATGCCGGTAAGAGCATACATGAAGGCTCAAAGAGTTACGTTGACCTTAACAGGGCTGGGACACCCCTTATGGAGATAGTTACGGAGCCGGACCTGAGTACTCCTGAAGAAGCCAGGGTCTTCTTGGAAAACCTCAGGAACATAATGCGCTATGTGGGGGTTTCCAAAGCGGACATGGAAAAGGGACAGCTTCGTTGTGATATAAATGTCTCCATAAGACCAAAAGGTTCAAAGGAGCTTGGAACAAGGACAGAGATAAAGAACGTCAATTCTTTCAGGTTTGTCCAGAAGGCTCTTGAATATGAGATAGAGCGTCAGATAAAGCTTGTTTCCGAAGGTGGTAGGGTTGAGCAGGAAACCAGAACCTTTGACCCTTCAACGGGAAAAACCTTCACCATGCGAACAAAAGAGGAAGCTGAGGATTACCGCTACTTTCCCGACCCAGACCTTTTGCCCCTTAAACTTGAAGAGAGCTGGATAGAGGAAATAAGGAACACGATGCCTGAACTTCCCCATCAGAGGTTAGAGAGACTCCTATCTCAGTATGGTATAAGCGAGTATGAGGCGAAGATATTTGTCCAGAACAAGGAGCTGGGAGACTTCTTTGAGGAGGCGGTCTCCCATCTTCAGGAGCCTAAGCTTATAGCCAACTGGTTACTTAACGACCTGCTTGGACTCCTTAACGAGAAACAGATACCCCTTGAAAACTCCCCAGTATCGCCGGAGGGTCTGGCGGAACTCGTCAAGCTTATAAAGGATAATGTGATCTCCACCAAGATAGGGAAAGAGGTAATAAGGGATATGGTTGATTCAGGTAAAAGAGCTTCTCAAATAGTGGAGGAGAAGGGTTTGAAGCAGATTACCGATGAGTCCTCTATAAGACAAATAGTTGAGGAGGTTGTGAAGCAGTTTCCAGAGGAAGCTCAGAGGTACAGACAAGGTGAGGACAAGCTCATAGGTTTCTTCGTGGGACAGGTAATGAAGTCTACCAAAGGGAAGGCTAACCCCAAGCTTGTGAATCAGTTATTGAGAGAGGTGTTGAAAGGATGA
- a CDS encoding FtsW/RodA/SpoVE family cell cycle protein yields MERLRRFYPDPVLLFAVILLSLIGFLAILSVRVMPDLLYSLEIQHFRKPLFFLISLLLGLFLMSFVSYALDYKKLNNQRMVYFLVSLSLFFLLLVLLKKLLLGKSVERWLIGTSIQPSEFSKVIIVVFIAYYVARKGAIDRLRFFGWAVLIVVVHSVLLFLQPDKGMALFILLLAWGVMWIGGTSPKIYMPVGALFTFFGAFMLYFGGDYVHKRFSVWQNPTEDSFGAGYQVIQSLLAFMNGGLLGQGYGKGFQKLGPLTQADTDYVLAVIGEELGLPGLIFVFLLYGIVIKRLISIASEVADTFGKLLVYGFMLNITISVVVNVMMTVNLIPPKGTPLPFISYGVSNMLANLFALGLVGAVYKRQLQYRLL; encoded by the coding sequence ATGGAGCGCTTAAGGAGGTTTTACCCGGACCCAGTTCTCCTTTTTGCAGTGATACTCCTGTCCCTCATAGGTTTCCTTGCGATACTGAGTGTCAGGGTGATGCCTGACCTCCTTTACAGCTTGGAAATCCAACATTTTAGAAAGCCGTTGTTCTTTCTGATATCTTTACTTTTGGGACTCTTCCTCATGTCTTTTGTGTCTTACGCACTGGACTATAAAAAGCTGAACAACCAGCGTATGGTTTACTTTCTGGTGAGCTTGTCTCTGTTCTTTCTCTTGCTTGTCCTGTTAAAAAAGCTTCTTTTGGGAAAATCCGTGGAAAGGTGGTTGATAGGGACCAGTATTCAGCCGTCAGAGTTTTCAAAGGTTATAATCGTGGTCTTCATAGCCTACTACGTTGCACGCAAAGGTGCCATAGACAGACTCAGGTTCTTTGGCTGGGCTGTCTTGATTGTGGTGGTTCATTCTGTTCTTCTGTTCCTACAACCCGATAAGGGAATGGCTCTATTTATACTCCTCTTGGCTTGGGGAGTGATGTGGATAGGTGGAACTTCGCCCAAGATATACATGCCTGTTGGGGCACTCTTCACCTTTTTCGGGGCTTTCATGCTCTACTTTGGGGGGGATTACGTCCACAAGAGGTTTAGTGTCTGGCAAAACCCCACTGAGGATTCTTTTGGAGCAGGTTATCAGGTAATTCAATCGTTACTTGCCTTTATGAATGGGGGACTTTTAGGACAGGGGTATGGAAAGGGGTTTCAGAAGCTGGGACCACTGACCCAGGCGGACACGGACTACGTTCTTGCAGTTATAGGTGAGGAGCTGGGGCTCCCTGGGCTTATATTCGTATTTCTGCTCTATGGAATTGTGATTAAAAGGTTAATCAGTATAGCTAGCGAGGTTGCCGATACCTTTGGGAAGTTGTTGGTTTACGGGTTTATGCTTAACATAACCATATCCGTAGTTGTCAACGTCATGATGACGGTTAACCTTATCCCACCGAAGGGAACTCCCCTTCCCTTTATAAGCTACGGTGTGAGTAACATGCTGGCTAACCTATTTGCCCTCGGGCTTGTTGGTGCGGTTTATAAAAGACAGCTTCAGTACAGACTCCTCTGA
- the lgt gene encoding prolipoprotein diacylglyceryl transferase: MFPELIEVFGLKISTYGVLVAIGLIFAYFLAIRLSRSQGIPEEKAESVFIYAAVFGIVGSRIAFLIEHPEEIKSLIDFVALWKGGVSFLGGLAGGILGALIAVKRHSLPLWKVADVAAPSLALAHSIGRLGCTAAGCCYGRPVPNAEDVSVGIHFMKDFPFFYIVFPSGAVAPHGIPLYPTQLLEAGGNFLIFLILLFLFKRKRFDGEVFSLYMLLYGAERFTLEFYRGVTPPIPGLGLTWNQVATLMMVVLAVALFLILKKQPSPAEEH, from the coding sequence ATGTTTCCTGAACTCATAGAGGTATTTGGTTTGAAGATATCAACTTACGGTGTCCTGGTAGCCATAGGGCTTATATTCGCCTACTTCCTGGCTATAAGACTCTCCCGTTCTCAGGGAATTCCGGAGGAAAAGGCTGAGTCCGTGTTCATATACGCTGCCGTTTTTGGCATAGTTGGTTCCCGAATCGCCTTTCTAATTGAACACCCTGAGGAAATTAAAAGCCTGATAGATTTCGTAGCCCTTTGGAAGGGGGGAGTGAGCTTCCTCGGTGGTCTTGCGGGGGGCATACTTGGTGCTCTGATAGCTGTTAAGAGGCATTCCCTCCCTTTATGGAAGGTTGCCGACGTTGCCGCTCCCTCTCTCGCCCTTGCTCATTCCATAGGCAGGCTTGGATGCACCGCTGCCGGGTGTTGCTACGGGAGACCTGTTCCAAACGCGGAAGATGTAAGTGTAGGTATCCATTTCATGAAGGATTTTCCCTTCTTTTACATAGTTTTTCCCTCAGGTGCTGTTGCTCCCCACGGGATACCGCTTTATCCTACCCAGTTGTTGGAGGCAGGAGGGAACTTCCTTATATTCCTCATACTGCTCTTCCTATTTAAAAGGAAGAGGTTTGATGGAGAGGTTTTCAGTCTTTACATGCTCCTCTATGGGGCAGAGAGGTTCACTCTTGAGTTCTACAGGGGTGTAACGCCGCCGATACCAGGACTGGGCCTCACGTGGAATCAGGTGGCTACCCTCATGATGGTCGTGCTTGCTGTAGCTCTCTTCCTAATTCTGAAGAAACAGCCCTCTCCCGCAGAAGAACACTGA
- a CDS encoding ribose-phosphate diphosphokinase produces the protein MNRPLKILTGTANRAIVEEAAQYLGVPISNMLVTKFSDGEVRVQINESIRGADVYVFQSLSSPANQHIMELLLIIDALKRSSAGRITAVIPYFAYARQDRQDKPRTPVSARLLADLITVAGANRVVTIDLHSPQIQGFFDIPVDHLSALPVLYEYIKKNLILENPVVVSPDAGGVERARLLANRLGCGIAIIYKRRPEPNKAEVLDVVGEIDGKEAIIIDDLIDTAGTMVAAANMLINRGAKRVLACATHGVLSGPAVERLTNSPIEQVIITNTIPIGDKLFDKLRIVSVAPLLGEAIKRIHEEESVSSLFI, from the coding sequence ATGAATAGACCTTTGAAGATACTTACAGGGACAGCGAACAGAGCCATAGTTGAGGAGGCTGCCCAGTACCTCGGTGTGCCTATCTCCAACATGCTTGTCACCAAGTTCAGCGATGGTGAGGTAAGGGTTCAGATAAACGAGTCAATAAGGGGGGCAGATGTTTACGTCTTCCAGTCTCTCTCCAGCCCAGCAAATCAGCATATAATGGAACTACTCCTGATAATTGACGCTCTAAAACGCTCATCAGCAGGAAGGATAACGGCGGTTATACCTTACTTCGCCTATGCCCGTCAGGATAGACAGGACAAGCCAAGGACTCCCGTAAGTGCAAGACTCCTTGCAGACCTCATAACTGTGGCTGGAGCCAACAGGGTTGTGACCATAGACCTCCACTCCCCTCAGATACAGGGTTTCTTTGACATTCCCGTTGACCATCTGTCGGCACTCCCTGTTCTCTATGAGTACATCAAGAAGAACCTTATCCTTGAGAATCCGGTAGTTGTATCACCGGATGCGGGCGGAGTTGAAAGGGCAAGGCTGCTTGCCAATAGGCTTGGGTGTGGCATAGCGATAATATACAAGAGGAGACCTGAACCCAACAAGGCGGAAGTCCTGGATGTGGTTGGGGAAATTGATGGGAAGGAAGCGATAATAATAGATGACCTAATAGATACCGCCGGAACTATGGTCGCAGCTGCAAACATGCTAATAAACAGGGGGGCAAAGAGGGTTTTGGCTTGCGCAACCCACGGGGTTCTTTCGGGTCCGGCGGTTGAAAGGCTGACAAACTCCCCCATAGAGCAGGTGATAATAACGAACACAATCCCGATAGGGGACAAGCTGTTTGACAAGCTCAGGATAGTTTCAGTAGCACCGCTTTTGGGAGAAGCCATAAAGAGGATACACGAAGAGGAGTCTGTAAGCTCCCTATTTATTTAA
- the hisD gene encoding histidinol dehydrogenase has protein sequence MKVVDLRNRAWRFDDRLRYLASRGDILAEEYEGSVKEIISQVRDRGNEALIEYTRKFDGLELTQDTLEVPYEELENAYEELEEKVKEALEIAEERIRVFHEKQLERSFFKEEEGIILGQKVLPLERVGVYVPGGKAAYPSTVLMNVVPAVVAGVEEIVMVSPKPNRYTLAAAYIAGVSRVFQVGGAQAVAALAYGTETVPKVDKIVGPGNIYVALAKKLLFGVVDIDMIAGPSEILVIADEGANPSWVASDLLSQAEHDELAASILLTPSESFANRVKEHVYKILESMERRDIAAKSLERFGTAFIVEDLYHACEVANFIAPEHLQVMTREPMALLPYIKHAGAIFLGDYTTEPLGDYVLGPNHTLPTGGTARFFSPLGVYDFLKRSSVLYVSEEGFKRVSDLAEAIAMAEGLEAHALSVRIRMKE, from the coding sequence ATGAAGGTCGTAGACTTAAGGAACAGGGCTTGGAGGTTTGATGACAGGCTCCGTTATCTGGCTAGCAGGGGTGATATCCTCGCCGAGGAGTACGAGGGGAGTGTAAAGGAGATAATAAGCCAGGTAAGAGACAGAGGGAATGAAGCTCTCATTGAGTACACCCGAAAGTTTGACGGACTTGAACTTACCCAGGATACCCTTGAGGTTCCTTACGAAGAGCTTGAGAACGCTTACGAAGAGCTTGAAGAGAAGGTAAAGGAAGCCCTTGAGATTGCTGAGGAGAGGATAAGAGTATTCCATGAGAAACAGCTTGAAAGGTCATTCTTCAAGGAGGAAGAAGGGATAATCTTAGGACAGAAGGTTTTACCTCTGGAGCGGGTTGGGGTTTACGTTCCGGGGGGCAAAGCTGCTTATCCCTCCACCGTTCTTATGAATGTCGTCCCGGCTGTTGTTGCAGGTGTTGAGGAGATAGTGATGGTATCTCCAAAGCCTAATAGGTACACCCTTGCGGCTGCCTACATAGCCGGTGTGAGTAGGGTCTTTCAGGTTGGGGGTGCTCAAGCTGTAGCAGCCCTGGCGTATGGAACAGAAACTGTGCCAAAGGTTGATAAGATAGTCGGTCCAGGCAACATATACGTTGCCCTTGCGAAGAAGCTCCTCTTTGGAGTTGTTGATATAGACATGATAGCTGGTCCTTCAGAGATACTTGTGATAGCTGATGAAGGTGCAAACCCTTCCTGGGTTGCCTCTGACCTTCTATCCCAGGCAGAGCACGATGAGCTGGCAGCGTCAATACTCCTCACACCTTCGGAGAGCTTCGCAAACAGAGTAAAGGAGCACGTTTACAAGATTCTTGAATCTATGGAGCGAAGAGACATAGCTGCCAAGTCTCTGGAGAGGTTTGGAACCGCTTTCATAGTTGAAGACCTTTATCACGCTTGCGAGGTGGCTAACTTCATAGCTCCGGAGCATCTTCAGGTCATGACCAGAGAACCTATGGCTCTGCTTCCCTACATAAAGCATGCGGGAGCCATTTTCCTCGGAGATTACACTACCGAACCTCTTGGAGATTACGTCCTTGGACCGAACCATACCTTGCCTACCGGAGGAACAGCTCGCTTCTTCTCTCCCTTGGGTGTGTATGATTTCCTGAAGAGGAGCTCGGTGCTTTACGTGTCTGAAGAAGGATTTAAGAGAGTCTCAGACCTTGCTGAAGCTATAGCTATGGCTGAAGGATTGGAAGCCCATGCTCTCTCTGTCAGAATTAGAATGAAAGAATGA
- a CDS encoding tRNA (5-methylaminomethyl-2-thiouridine)(34)-methyltransferase MnmD, whose product MRATLAGMENLRRRLFERASIRGLELSQEECKRVLRDIKRWLPDTPPSDNEVVVTADGSYTLISSEYGESYHSLTAGALTEAAQKFVKPSGLIESAQFMERVAILDIGFGLGYNVAVAVHKLRKVNKSIEVEIITLDKAIPENIPALPEPYRETHKKVLSLLPNGEREGVSLKLYKGDMRKTLKVIKGFRADAVFYDPFSPYRNPEAWTLELLNMVKGLMKDTGVWVSYTSSLPVRRALLDLGFKIGETPAVGRKKGGTIASLKKHVGDIRGRDRIKLYSSPYSVPFRDENLELEPVDILIDYRLSVLLRERAVSSELGRELQQARPS is encoded by the coding sequence TTGAGAGCCACCTTGGCGGGTATGGAGAACCTCAGAAGAAGGCTGTTTGAGAGGGCTTCTATAAGAGGGCTGGAGCTTTCACAGGAAGAATGTAAAAGGGTTTTAAGGGATATAAAGAGATGGTTGCCCGACACACCACCTTCAGATAACGAAGTTGTGGTCACGGCAGACGGAAGCTACACCCTGATAAGCAGTGAGTACGGTGAGTCATATCACAGCCTGACAGCCGGAGCCCTCACAGAAGCTGCTCAAAAGTTTGTAAAACCCTCCGGGTTGATAGAGTCCGCCCAGTTCATGGAAAGAGTAGCGATACTTGACATAGGTTTTGGTCTTGGATACAACGTGGCTGTGGCCGTCCACAAGCTCAGAAAGGTAAACAAGAGTATTGAAGTAGAGATAATAACCCTTGATAAAGCTATCCCTGAAAACATACCTGCCCTTCCAGAGCCATACAGGGAAACCCATAAGAAGGTTCTCAGCCTGCTCCCGAACGGGGAAAGGGAGGGTGTAAGTTTAAAACTTTACAAAGGGGACATGCGGAAAACTCTGAAGGTTATAAAGGGGTTCAGAGCTGACGCTGTGTTTTACGACCCGTTCTCTCCTTACAGAAATCCGGAGGCGTGGACTCTGGAACTCCTCAACATGGTCAAAGGTCTGATGAAGGATACCGGCGTGTGGGTATCCTATACTTCTTCCCTGCCGGTCAGAAGAGCTCTCCTTGACTTAGGCTTCAAAATCGGGGAGACGCCTGCGGTTGGCAGAAAGAAGGGTGGGACAATAGCATCCCTGAAGAAACACGTGGGTGACATCAGAGGCAGGGATAGAATTAAACTCTACAGCTCTCCCTACAGTGTGCCTTTCAGGGACGAAAACCTTGAACTTGAACCTGTGGACATACTTATAGATTACCGTCTCAGTGTTCTTCTGCGGGAGAGGGCTGTTTCTTCAGAATTAGGAAGAGAGCTACAGCAAGCACGACCATCATGA
- a CDS encoding glutaredoxin domain-containing protein, with protein MKFVLVTQEVCPRCDRVKKLLSELQREVPFEWEEVDMYEMLDTFTYLGIATTPVLLVEDEDEDYTEEHIVFMGELPRKWRLKEIIESHLGGYGEPQKKAV; from the coding sequence ATGAAATTCGTACTTGTAACCCAAGAAGTATGTCCAAGATGTGATAGAGTTAAAAAGCTCCTCTCAGAACTTCAGAGGGAAGTCCCATTTGAGTGGGAAGAGGTAGATATGTATGAGATGCTGGATACCTTTACATACCTTGGAATAGCAACCACCCCCGTTTTACTGGTTGAAGATGAAGACGAAGACTACACCGAAGAACATATAGTCTTTATGGGAGAGCTACCAAGAAAGTGGAGGCTGAAAGAGATAATTGAGAGCCACCTTGGCGGGTATGGAGAACCTCAGAAGAAGGCTGTTTGA